In one window of Thermodesulfobacteriota bacterium DNA:
- a CDS encoding flavin reductase family protein: MSSVKEEISKAQGLISHGVYVISTVHEGRANALTAAWVARASFVPPLVTVSVGKARFSHDLIRDAGIFAVNILGPEDVSIGKHFGLKTGRKTDKFAGIEYEIKATGAPVLVECAAWLDCRVASSHDAGDHTLFIGEVLEAGVRRQGAKPLIYERENFFK, from the coding sequence ATGTCAAGCGTTAAGGAGGAGATATCAAAGGCCCAGGGCCTCATAAGCCACGGTGTATATGTAATAAGCACCGTGCATGAGGGCAGGGCCAACGCGCTCACGGCAGCCTGGGTCGCGAGGGCCTCGTTCGTCCCGCCCCTCGTGACCGTCTCGGTCGGCAAGGCCCGGTTCTCGCATGACCTCATAAGGGATGCGGGAATATTCGCGGTCAACATACTCGGCCCGGAGGACGTAAGCATCGGGAAGCACTTCGGCCTCAAGACCGGGAGGAAGACAGACAAATTTGCCGGGATAGAGTACGAAATAAAGGCAACCGGCGCTCCGGTCCTCGTCGAATGCGCCGCATGGCTCGACTGCAGGGTCGCCTCGTCCCATGATGCCGGAGACCATACCCTCTTCATCGGCGAGGTATTGGAAGCCGGCGTGAGGAGGCAAGGGGCGAAGCCGCTCATCTACGAGAGGGAGAATTTTTTCAAATAA
- a CDS encoding DUF3047 domain-containing protein, with protein sequence MRSRPSQRPFSFFLFASLLFSILASAVSIHAGAMRYAFQETFSNPDPATGLPRDWVPFDFPQKKGTTYRIVENSGNQALMAESEHGASALYMKFSADPGEFPLLSWRWKVENVLSGDERTRDGDDYAARLCVIFEYEPDKASSYDKLKQALAKTVLGLEATGNTIAYVWAGGLGKGEAIRSPFSESMMMVAVESGPELSGSWVHEQRNVLEDYRSLFGEEPPAIAGIALMTDTDNTKSRAVAYYGDITLGKPDGGADVKR encoded by the coding sequence ATGCGATCCAGGCCCTCACAGCGTCCCTTTTCGTTTTTCCTTTTCGCGTCGCTCCTCTTCTCAATACTCGCGTCAGCCGTCTCCATCCATGCCGGAGCCATGAGATACGCCTTTCAGGAGACGTTCTCAAACCCTGACCCGGCGACCGGGCTGCCCAGGGACTGGGTCCCTTTCGACTTCCCGCAGAAGAAAGGCACAACGTACAGGATAGTCGAGAATAGCGGGAACCAGGCCCTTATGGCGGAGAGCGAGCACGGGGCTTCCGCCCTCTATATGAAATTCAGCGCCGACCCCGGGGAGTTCCCCCTCCTCTCATGGAGATGGAAGGTCGAGAACGTGCTTTCCGGGGACGAAAGGACGAGGGACGGCGACGATTACGCGGCAAGACTCTGCGTGATATTCGAGTACGAGCCCGATAAGGCCAGCTCTTATGATAAACTCAAGCAGGCGCTCGCAAAGACGGTCCTGGGCCTTGAGGCGACCGGTAATACCATAGCCTATGTCTGGGCTGGCGGGCTCGGTAAGGGCGAGGCCATCAGAAGCCCCTTCAGCGAGAGCATGATGATGGTGGCCGTCGAGAGCGGCCCCGAGCTTTCAGGCAGCTGGGTGCATGAGCAAAGGAACGTACTCGAGGACTACAGGAGCCTCTTCGGGGAGGAGCCCCCGGCCATTGCAGGGATAGCGCTGATGACGGACACCGACAACACGAAGAGCAGGGCAGTGGCGTACTATGGAGACATAACGCTCGGGAAACCGGACGGAGGCGCGGATGTCAAGCGTTAA
- a CDS encoding 3TM-type holin: MPEPVVASIVQGTLGRVIDKLADKYLPSSLSEKEREEFRIRALELALKEAETEARALESVNATIREEGRSEHWMRWSWRPLIGFTFAGVIVNNYIFLPYFRSLGLQPIDIPSGIWESMLVILGVAAGTRGLEKWARERK, translated from the coding sequence ATGCCTGAGCCGGTCGTCGCCAGCATAGTCCAGGGCACCCTCGGAAGGGTCATAGACAAGCTTGCGGACAAGTACCTGCCTTCCTCGTTAAGCGAGAAGGAGAGGGAGGAGTTCCGCATAAGGGCCCTGGAGCTTGCACTGAAGGAGGCCGAGACCGAAGCAAGGGCCCTCGAATCGGTCAACGCCACTATCAGGGAAGAGGGCAGGAGCGAGCACTGGATGAGGTGGTCCTGGCGCCCGCTTATCGGGTTCACGTTCGCTGGTGTCATCGTCAATAACTACATATTTCTGCCTTACTTCAGAAGCCTGGGCCTGCAGCCAATCGACATACCCTCCGGCATATGGGAATCGATGCTGGTGATACTGGGCGTTGCCGCCGGCACCAGGGGGCTCGAGAAGTGGGCCCGGGAAAGGAAGTGA
- the ligA gene encoding NAD-dependent DNA ligase LigA, giving the protein MDEKAARAEIDRLRKEINYHNYRYYILDSPIITDAEYDRLMKALQDLEAAFPRLITPDSPTQRVGEKPLAAFGTLKHSMPMLSLGNAFSDEDAVEFDLRIKRQANLPPDEKIEYVGEPKMDGLAVELVYENGLFARGSTRGDGVVGEDVTQNLRTIRSVPLKLKGKAPQYLEVRGEVFLPLEAFRKINRERESKGEPLFANPRNAAAGSVRQLDPRITASRPLDIFCYGLGLAEGVEIKTHLESLELIKSLGLKVNPFVRRLSGIEEALGYHNEIEEKREGLNYELDGVVLKVNSIALQEKLGMLTRSPRWAVAYKFAPKQESTRVKDIAVGVGRTGALTPVALLEPVQVGGVTIERATLHNLDEVERKDVRPGDTVIVQRAGDVIPEVLSVIKEKRPSGAKEFRMPEDCPECGSKVERVGAIHYCTGGLLCPAQLKESIRHFASKRAMDIEGMGDKHVEQFVEAGLLRDVADIYVELTPDNLRNLAKWKEKSISNLMTAIEKSKKPTLERLIYALGIKGVGERLAIVLAKHYGSIENLMKASEEELVNVPEIGPGTAKAVVDFFGEPHNRQVVEKLGKAGVAFPKEEEKGGGPLAGKVFLFTGTLESFTRDEAKDLVLSLGAEAAGSISKKVDFVVAGKEPGSKYDKARELGLRIIDEDEFRRMVGRK; this is encoded by the coding sequence ATGGACGAAAAAGCCGCCAGGGCCGAGATAGACCGGCTGAGAAAAGAGATAAATTACCATAATTACCGCTATTATATCCTGGATAGCCCCATAATAACAGATGCCGAGTACGACCGGCTCATGAAGGCCCTCCAGGACCTTGAAGCGGCATTCCCTCGCCTCATAACTCCGGACTCCCCGACCCAGAGGGTGGGGGAGAAGCCCCTTGCGGCCTTCGGGACTCTCAAGCACTCCATGCCCATGCTATCGCTGGGGAACGCGTTTTCCGACGAGGACGCGGTCGAGTTCGACCTGAGGATCAAGCGGCAGGCTAATCTCCCTCCTGACGAGAAGATTGAATACGTGGGCGAGCCCAAGATGGACGGGCTCGCGGTGGAGCTGGTATACGAGAACGGCTTATTTGCCAGGGGCTCCACCAGGGGCGACGGCGTCGTTGGCGAGGACGTTACCCAGAACCTGAGGACCATACGCTCGGTGCCGCTTAAGCTAAAGGGCAAGGCCCCTCAGTATCTCGAGGTGCGCGGCGAGGTCTTCCTGCCTCTTGAGGCGTTCAGAAAGATAAACCGGGAGCGCGAATCAAAAGGCGAGCCGCTTTTTGCGAACCCGAGGAACGCGGCCGCCGGGTCGGTGCGGCAGCTTGACCCGAGGATTACGGCTTCAAGGCCCCTCGACATATTCTGCTACGGGCTCGGCCTTGCCGAGGGCGTGGAGATAAAGACCCATCTCGAGTCGCTTGAGCTCATAAAAAGCCTCGGGCTCAAGGTGAACCCGTTCGTAAGGCGTCTTTCCGGGATAGAGGAGGCCCTCGGATACCATAATGAGATAGAGGAGAAGAGGGAGGGGCTAAACTACGAGCTCGACGGCGTGGTCCTTAAGGTGAATAGCATCGCTCTTCAGGAAAAACTCGGCATGCTCACGAGGAGCCCGCGCTGGGCGGTCGCGTACAAGTTCGCTCCAAAGCAGGAATCGACCCGCGTAAAGGACATAGCAGTGGGCGTGGGGAGGACCGGGGCGCTTACGCCTGTCGCGCTCCTTGAGCCTGTCCAGGTCGGCGGGGTTACAATCGAGCGCGCCACCCTCCATAACCTCGACGAAGTAGAGAGGAAGGACGTGAGGCCAGGGGACACCGTCATCGTGCAGAGGGCAGGGGACGTGATACCCGAGGTCCTTTCGGTAATTAAGGAAAAGAGGCCTTCCGGCGCAAAAGAGTTCCGTATGCCGGAGGATTGTCCGGAGTGCGGTTCGAAGGTGGAGAGGGTCGGGGCCATACACTACTGCACAGGGGGGCTACTCTGCCCGGCGCAGCTGAAGGAGAGCATCAGGCACTTCGCCTCGAAAAGGGCCATGGACATCGAAGGCATGGGGGATAAGCACGTAGAACAGTTCGTTGAGGCGGGACTCCTCAGGGATGTGGCCGACATCTACGTCGAGCTTACGCCGGATAACCTCCGTAACCTTGCCAAATGGAAGGAAAAGTCCATATCCAACCTCATGACGGCAATTGAAAAGAGCAAAAAGCCCACGCTTGAGAGGCTCATCTACGCCCTCGGCATAAAGGGCGTGGGCGAGCGGCTCGCGATTGTGCTGGCAAAGCATTATGGGTCGATTGAAAACCTCATGAAGGCCAGCGAGGAAGAGCTTGTCAACGTGCCGGAGATAGGCCCTGGCACCGCCAAGGCGGTGGTCGATTTTTTCGGGGAGCCGCACAACCGCCAGGTAGTCGAAAAGCTCGGGAAGGCCGGGGTGGCATTCCCCAAAGAGGAGGAGAAGGGAGGGGGCCCGCTTGCGGGCAAGGTCTTCCTCTTTACCGGGACGCTCGAATCGTTCACGAGGGACGAGGCAAAGGACCTCGTATTGTCGCTCGGCGCCGAGGCAGCCGGGTCTATATCGAAGAAGGTCGATTTCGTCGTGGCCGGCAAAGAGCCCGGCTCAAAGTACGACAAGGCCAGGGAGCTGGGTCTCAGGATAATAGACGAGGACGAGTTCAGGAGGATGGTGGGGAGGAAATAG
- a CDS encoding helix-hairpin-helix domain-containing protein yields MALNLNTASMEDLANIGGISRERAQLLLDYREEYGEFRTWDDVRNVPGFSQQVVEQLKRQGAAFKGRKR; encoded by the coding sequence ATGGCTTTGAACCTTAACACTGCCAGCATGGAAGACCTTGCGAATATCGGCGGTATAAGCAGGGAGAGGGCCCAGCTGCTCCTTGACTACAGGGAAGAGTACGGGGAGTTCAGGACCTGGGACGACGTAAGGAATGTGCCGGGCTTTTCCCAGCAGGTTGTCGAGCAGCTTAAGAGGCAGGGAGCTGCCTTCAAAGGGAGGAAGAGATAA
- a CDS encoding ribonuclease H-like YkuK family protein codes for MESTCHRSFQDFTSPTFGRLGIDEMFEKVIEYVSDSPDQTYNVIIGTDSFLNSETLFVSAVVVHRVGHGGRYFYKKSQRRKMESLKQRIFYEATMSIELASVLRKMLNEKGLKDLPLEIHLDIGENGETREIIREVVGMVTGSGYAARTKPDSFGASKVADRHSK; via the coding sequence ATGGAATCTACTTGCCACAGGAGCTTCCAGGATTTCACAAGTCCCACCTTCGGCCGTCTTGGCATAGATGAAATGTTCGAGAAGGTCATAGAGTACGTCAGCGATAGCCCGGACCAGACCTACAACGTAATAATCGGAACCGATTCCTTCCTCAACAGCGAGACCCTGTTCGTAAGCGCCGTGGTCGTCCACCGGGTCGGGCACGGCGGCAGGTACTTCTACAAGAAGTCGCAGCGACGAAAGATGGAGAGCCTCAAGCAGCGCATCTTCTACGAGGCCACGATGAGCATAGAGCTTGCGTCAGTGCTACGGAAGATGCTGAACGAAAAGGGGCTCAAGGACCTGCCGCTCGAGATACACCTCGACATCGGCGAGAACGGCGAGACCAGGGAGATAATAAGGGAAGTGGTCGGCATGGTGACAGGCTCAGGTTACGCCGCAAGGACCAAGCCCGACTCTTTCGGGGCAAGCAAGGTAGCAGACAGGCACTCGAAATGA